In a single window of the Roseiconus lacunae genome:
- a CDS encoding ABC-three component system protein, with amino-acid sequence MSSNFEAADSSLGFYFQSGFSLVLLSRSSDEAVVSVETTDDVQLHEGTTPVLAQLKHSTGKPPALNEKNDGLWKTIGNWISISDWHKYLFMFVTCADLADGCELSSLLEKTPDRNVDSALACLLAEAKRVIETPTVAEAEKLKDVTGYDYKIRRPACQAFLDLSEKKRKLFVRRLTLVPSSFNAGDIKEQLLKAFLHTEPRRNRAEIGERIIEWWDRRVARALLEKSPREISKSELLERLAEIRVVVLGHGLSDVYGDRGPKDLSAEMGGNMERQIQLVNGGNYRIERAARERWRARNNRKHWMDESLAFADELKEYNKVLIEEWRDRHAPMAHDVSELDSTDQESRGLELLDWSHKSAYTEVPSFKPGLNVPSLVRGTYQQLAEELLVGWHPDYLNLCTETEAGMRWHDDNEC; translated from the coding sequence ATGAGTAGTAACTTTGAAGCCGCTGATTCCTCGCTTGGATTTTACTTTCAGTCGGGATTCTCCCTTGTTTTGCTTAGCCGTTCATCGGACGAGGCAGTTGTGTCAGTCGAAACAACTGATGATGTCCAATTGCACGAAGGAACTACTCCAGTACTTGCACAGCTAAAGCATTCCACTGGGAAACCACCGGCGTTGAATGAAAAGAACGATGGTCTTTGGAAGACGATCGGCAATTGGATTTCGATTTCCGACTGGCACAAGTATTTGTTCATGTTTGTGACATGCGCCGATCTGGCGGACGGCTGCGAGCTCTCTTCCCTCCTTGAGAAGACGCCCGATCGAAACGTGGATAGCGCCCTCGCGTGTCTGTTGGCTGAGGCAAAACGAGTTATTGAAACGCCTACCGTCGCAGAAGCCGAGAAACTGAAAGATGTCACAGGATACGACTACAAGATTCGCCGACCGGCGTGCCAAGCATTCTTGGATCTGAGCGAGAAAAAGCGAAAACTGTTTGTTCGCCGCCTGACATTAGTCCCATCGAGTTTCAACGCCGGAGACATTAAAGAACAACTCCTGAAGGCGTTTCTTCACACGGAACCTCGGCGAAACCGAGCGGAGATAGGTGAGCGAATCATCGAGTGGTGGGATCGTCGCGTTGCCCGCGCGCTCTTGGAGAAGTCCCCTCGTGAAATCAGCAAGAGTGAATTGCTTGAACGACTTGCTGAAATCAGAGTCGTTGTCTTGGGGCACGGTTTGTCCGACGTCTATGGTGACAGAGGCCCAAAGGACCTGAGCGCTGAGATGGGCGGCAATATGGAGCGACAAATCCAACTTGTTAATGGAGGCAATTACAGAATTGAGAGAGCCGCACGCGAGCGATGGCGAGCGAGAAACAATCGCAAACACTGGATGGACGAGAGCTTGGCGTTCGCCGACGAATTGAAGGAATACAACAAGGTTCTAATTGAAGAGTGGAGAGACCGCCACGCCCCCATGGCTCATGACGTAAGCGAACTCGACAGTACAGATCAAGAGTCTCGCGGACTTGAGTTGCTCGATTGGTCACACAAGTCTGCCTACACTGAGGTTCCCTCGTTTAAACCGGGGCTTAACGTGCCTTCCTTGGTAAGAGGGACGTATCAACAATTGGCCGAGGAGCTTCTAGTTGGTTGGCACCCAGACTACTTGAATCTATGCACGGAAACTGAAGCGGGAATGAGGTGGCACGATGACAACGAGTGTTGA
- a CDS encoding DUF2726 domain-containing protein, with protein sequence MAPLKMDLGRTSMAESQRSGCLGFFLKFLGIGTDNRAEGLQTNLPYRLRDNFLSPAELAFHRVLVQAVGQQYSINNKVRLWDVLYVPRQEGSLSFENKISSKHIDFLLCDPTTMQPVLAVELDDASHNRRDRQERDAFVDDALAAAGLPILHVPAARTYSIAEVRNEIGTLISNFAEETGQVTPSVAQLTDSASAPACPKCEAIMLQRKAAKGKHAGKRFWACANYPRCREIIEID encoded by the coding sequence ATGGCACCGTTGAAAATGGATCTGGGGCGAACAAGCATGGCGGAATCGCAGAGAAGCGGATGTTTGGGATTCTTTTTGAAGTTCCTTGGTATTGGCACGGACAATCGGGCGGAAGGTTTACAAACCAATCTTCCTTATCGCCTACGAGACAACTTTCTTTCGCCCGCAGAATTGGCTTTTCATCGCGTTCTTGTGCAGGCGGTCGGACAGCAGTACTCCATCAACAACAAGGTCCGCCTTTGGGATGTCCTTTACGTCCCGCGACAAGAAGGCAGTCTAAGTTTTGAAAACAAAATCAGCAGCAAGCACATCGACTTCTTGCTCTGTGATCCGACGACGATGCAACCGGTGCTCGCCGTCGAGCTCGACGATGCCAGCCACAATCGCAGAGACCGACAAGAACGTGACGCATTCGTCGACGACGCCTTGGCCGCAGCTGGACTTCCTATTCTTCACGTGCCCGCCGCTCGCACCTATTCGATTGCCGAAGTCAGAAACGAAATCGGTACGCTGATTTCAAACTTTGCGGAAGAAACGGGGCAAGTGACTCCTTCCGTTGCACAACTAACGGATAGTGCTTCCGCTCCCGCATGCCCCAAATGCGAAGCCATCATGCTGCAGCGGAAGGCCGCCAAAGGGAAGCATGCGGGAAAGCGATTCTGGGCCTGCGCCAACTATCCGCGGTGCCGCGAGATCATTGAGATTGATTGA
- the tnpA gene encoding IS200/IS605 family transposase — MSAFTNLLFHIIHSTKYREPTIRSEWQDDLYAYVGGIVRDQKGTLLKIGGVEDHVHLLAKLSPTIAISDVLRTPKSNSSKWINERSDVTRKFEWQSGYAAFSVSESQLPAVAEYTANQAEHHRKKTFQEEFLAILPKHHIEFDMRYVFEQEFID; from the coding sequence GTGTCAGCGTTCACCAATCTGTTGTTTCACATCATCCACAGCACGAAGTACCGCGAGCCAACAATCCGTTCCGAGTGGCAAGACGACCTCTATGCATACGTCGGCGGCATCGTACGCGACCAAAAGGGTACGTTGCTGAAAATTGGAGGCGTCGAAGACCACGTACATCTGTTAGCAAAGCTCAGTCCAACCATTGCGATCTCCGATGTACTGCGAACGCCCAAGTCGAACTCGTCCAAGTGGATCAACGAGCGTTCCGACGTGACGCGAAAGTTCGAATGGCAATCGGGCTACGCCGCGTTTTCAGTAAGCGAATCACAGTTGCCTGCAGTCGCCGAATACACTGCAAACCAAGCTGAACATCACCGCAAGAAAACGTTTCAAGAAGAATTCCTCGCCATTCTGCCGAAGCACCACATCGAGTTCGACATGCGCTACGTTTTCGAGCAGGAGTTCATCGATTGA
- a CDS encoding three component ABC system middle component, producing MTTSVDVYSQTNPAFLGVVLHEFAKGYHKASDTYPSYVLMYLPCPIVVSKKLARTLEGTNATTGLAKWYLRSPELQINIVNEVRRSVTFTRRALQYALLSNVFKMRDSTLVPLDGAFKTKPKDPTGRRIEDRPFTAANRLGQWCGQVDSAERIFALLGLRP from the coding sequence ATGACAACGAGTGTTGATGTTTACTCTCAAACAAACCCCGCGTTCCTCGGCGTCGTACTTCACGAATTCGCGAAGGGATACCACAAAGCTTCGGACACGTATCCAAGTTATGTGCTCATGTATCTTCCCTGCCCAATCGTGGTGTCGAAGAAGCTCGCGCGAACGCTGGAGGGGACTAATGCAACCACAGGATTAGCGAAGTGGTACTTAAGAAGCCCTGAATTGCAAATCAATATCGTGAACGAAGTGCGCCGCTCTGTTACGTTCACGCGTCGTGCACTGCAATATGCTTTGCTAAGCAATGTTTTTAAGATGCGCGACTCAACTTTGGTGCCCCTAGACGGAGCATTCAAGACGAAACCGAAAGATCCGACCGGAAGAAGAATAGAAGATCGGCCTTTTACGGCCGCCAACCGACTCGGGCAATGGTGTGGGCAGGTAGATTCGGCAGAACGTATTTTCGCGCTATTGGGGCTTCGACCATGA
- a CDS encoding DUF6884 domain-containing protein, which produces MKRGILVIVPCGSSKVWSNDPSAGPTIAKDAYIGSPFKVNRKYAEHIGNRWVILSAKYGFIEPVFFASRSV; this is translated from the coding sequence ATGAAGCGCGGAATCCTTGTCATCGTTCCATGCGGCAGCAGCAAGGTTTGGTCCAACGATCCGTCGGCCGGCCCGACTATCGCCAAAGATGCCTACATCGGTTCACCGTTTAAGGTCAATCGAAAGTACGCAGAACATATCGGCAACCGCTGGGTAATCTTGAGTGCGAAGTACGGGTTCATCGAGCCAGTTTTTTTTGCTTCCCGGTCCGTATGA
- a CDS encoding DUF3732 domain-containing protein, producing MNRNEVNKLVEAQFGIGEVKGETFGTGREGKRISVRQVAPFILQDDDVIISKTTLLRGLNDERRRQIIDSIPYFFGISDEKAAAKVATLRRLRADLRRFESREKQQAAIRAEESDRAFSLVTEAVSLGLIPKPSDVTLETSEDLLKTASQWRPGEKTTASQDELVLLYEREQNLFRELRSARQNLKAARAIEGDANEFNETSETQRRRLESIELFNSPSDETTCPLCNNSLGQEHSSTDAIRDAIEELDRELNEVEVEKPRIDGYLSEQLDTIQRVEGQLNQVRGQIGELVEQEERIASAQQLDHERSRLAGRISLYVESLSGVTSDEDLRIDVLREQIAGLEAEVDVDGKRARLEEESQRIGTIATKLLAELPFEEEYRDGSVYFRANNDVGCGIVTETRSFSMRDVGSDENYLSLHVSVLCSLHRHFAANKSPVPGVLVFDQISRPYYPPEENPEEADVPLSEDTKAVYRYFEFLFEEVKRQKGMQFIVIEHAYLASNEDYKNAIVRRWNDEEKLIPDDWPK from the coding sequence ATGAATCGGAACGAGGTGAACAAGCTCGTAGAAGCGCAGTTTGGAATCGGCGAGGTAAAAGGAGAGACATTCGGAACTGGCCGAGAAGGCAAGAGGATTTCGGTGCGCCAAGTCGCTCCGTTCATTCTCCAGGACGATGATGTAATTATTAGCAAGACAACTCTTCTTCGTGGCTTGAATGACGAGCGGAGAAGGCAAATCATCGACTCGATTCCATACTTTTTTGGAATTTCGGACGAGAAAGCCGCAGCGAAAGTCGCAACGCTTAGACGTCTTCGAGCCGATCTCCGAAGATTCGAGTCGAGAGAAAAGCAACAGGCCGCGATCCGAGCCGAGGAATCTGACCGGGCGTTTTCACTTGTTACCGAAGCTGTCAGTTTAGGGCTAATACCCAAGCCGAGCGACGTCACATTAGAAACCTCCGAAGATCTATTGAAAACAGCCTCGCAATGGCGCCCCGGCGAAAAAACTACAGCAAGCCAAGATGAACTGGTTTTGCTCTATGAACGTGAGCAGAATCTGTTTCGCGAGCTTCGCTCGGCAAGACAAAACCTCAAAGCGGCACGAGCAATTGAAGGCGACGCAAATGAATTTAATGAAACATCTGAAACGCAGCGTCGGCGGCTAGAATCGATTGAACTGTTTAACAGCCCATCAGACGAAACTACGTGTCCATTGTGTAACAACAGTCTTGGTCAAGAACATTCATCTACCGATGCGATCCGTGATGCAATCGAAGAACTCGACAGAGAACTCAATGAAGTTGAAGTTGAAAAGCCACGTATCGACGGGTACCTGTCTGAGCAACTTGATACGATTCAGCGAGTTGAAGGGCAACTGAATCAAGTGCGTGGGCAAATCGGGGAGTTGGTTGAACAAGAAGAGCGTATTGCTTCGGCGCAACAACTCGATCATGAACGTAGCAGATTGGCTGGCCGAATTTCTCTCTATGTTGAATCGCTCTCAGGTGTAACTTCCGATGAGGATTTGAGAATTGATGTGCTCCGTGAGCAGATCGCTGGCTTGGAAGCAGAAGTCGATGTCGATGGAAAACGTGCGAGACTTGAAGAAGAGTCACAGCGGATTGGCACTATTGCGACCAAACTCCTCGCAGAGTTGCCGTTTGAGGAAGAGTATCGTGACGGCTCGGTTTACTTTCGAGCAAACAACGACGTTGGTTGTGGAATCGTGACCGAAACCCGATCCTTTTCCATGCGAGACGTGGGCTCTGATGAAAACTATCTCTCATTGCATGTGTCCGTGTTGTGTTCGCTGCACAGACATTTTGCTGCGAACAAGTCTCCTGTTCCCGGAGTTCTCGTATTTGACCAAATTAGTCGGCCATACTATCCGCCCGAGGAGAACCCTGAAGAAGCCGATGTGCCACTCAGCGAAGATACAAAGGCAGTTTATCGGTACTTCGAGTTCCTATTTGAGGAAGTCAAGCGACAGAAGGGAATGCAATTCATCGTCATAGAACACGCGTACCTTGCTAGCAATGAAGACTACAAGAACGCAATCGTCCGAAGATGGAACGACGAAGAGAAGCTGATTCCAGACGATTGGCCAAAGTAG
- a CDS encoding DEAD/DEAH box helicase family protein, whose protein sequence is MEDSPFLNVAKTDWIASNELAFAFHDRFPVTRGHALVVTRRVVATWFDASPDEQAALMSLVNVVKAHLDETLDPKPNGYNVGFNCGETAGQTVMHVHVHVIPRYPGDVPDPRGGVRYVIPEKANYLVDEAPAETETAPAKSKGSPRLELLTGHPDSTLWERLSTRMAGATNIDVLASFVQVSGLAVIEERLFETLQRNVAVRILVSDYLYISHPNALARLLAWQETVEDDADFRGNLNARLVRIESLASRPDSFHPKAWRIMDEHGSLVAVGSSNLSKPALQTGVEWNLLCSSHGGEGVPDDFVQAFDELWQSAAPLTVDLVEEYRREAKAYRQENFKPERIDTTSIPEPRPWQAAALESLANLRADGFSKALISVATGMGKTWLAAFDARQVGESLGRRPRVLVIAHRSHILMQAESVLSQLLDDVFKQGDSLASRTSWYVGSRGDIDGELVVASIQKLARPEGLKRLANEHFDYVIIDEVHHAEAPTYRRVLAKLDAGFILGLTATPERTDGVDVVSIFDDNLAYHASIGTGIEEGALVPFHYVGIRDTVDFDQVPWRNGRFDPEELEQRVATSERMERLWQAINEHPGQRTIVFCCSRRHALFARDWLRAKGVRSAAVFSGGGGDSYGESLEQLRDGSLEALCVVDMFNEGLDVPAVDRVVMLRPTESKVVFLQQLGRGLRASVGKTRLLVIDFVGNHRIFAQRMLHLLSLGNHTAQWGDLRKWIQGEPPELPEGCLLDVELEAQDLLKQFLPTGAAAGVEAYRGLRDELRRRPTPAELVARGYIPGTISRSAGSWFAFAAEEGDLNDAEQATLKQFADWFKTVETTNLNKSYKMVVLRVLLDQSSFFDPVDLSTFAKLCRAHMLEHPVLRRDLLEGKHAVDHRNASDAEWMAWWIKWPIDRWLDAQNGTRWFKRTGGQMQLAIDCPDALRGVLESMTEELVEGRLARYIKTKRLKEPAGAATSFSGKVSHANGKPILFIPTVENEPGRPVGPTAVQLPDGEVWTFKFVKVACNVAHPNDKKKNRLPELLRGWFGDDAGLPGTDFRVQFKLSEGQWHAEPVGAVSASAAKSSSSHEADEQIGAEEAGWMIEPAVADSAKYTSHVPVYDLVAAASGFGPDGAPEEIGWVEVSDRRLVDGMFAAQVVGKSMLPRISDGSLCLFRRIAAGSRQGKLVLVQLNTHADPVDGGRYTVKRYHSTKSVNEDGWQHETIELQPLNPEFNPIVIDEDSATDLRILGEFVDVLHDGALDSDDGR, encoded by the coding sequence ATGGAAGACTCTCCGTTTTTGAACGTGGCGAAAACCGATTGGATCGCTTCGAACGAGTTGGCGTTTGCTTTCCATGATCGTTTTCCGGTGACGCGCGGGCATGCGTTGGTGGTGACGCGGCGCGTGGTGGCGACTTGGTTTGATGCTTCGCCGGATGAGCAGGCTGCGTTGATGAGTTTGGTCAATGTGGTGAAGGCGCACCTGGATGAAACGCTGGACCCAAAACCCAATGGGTACAACGTCGGTTTCAATTGCGGTGAAACCGCTGGACAAACTGTGATGCATGTCCACGTGCATGTGATCCCGCGTTATCCAGGCGATGTGCCGGATCCACGCGGTGGCGTGCGATACGTGATTCCGGAGAAAGCGAATTACTTGGTTGACGAAGCGCCGGCGGAGACAGAGACGGCACCGGCGAAATCAAAAGGTTCGCCGCGTTTGGAACTGTTGACCGGGCACCCGGATTCCACGTTGTGGGAACGGCTCTCGACTCGGATGGCAGGTGCCACCAATATCGATGTGCTGGCGTCGTTCGTTCAAGTTTCGGGCTTGGCGGTGATCGAAGAGCGGTTGTTCGAAACACTGCAGAGAAACGTTGCGGTTCGGATTCTGGTCAGCGATTACCTATATATCTCGCATCCAAATGCGTTGGCACGTTTGCTCGCATGGCAGGAGACGGTCGAGGATGACGCGGACTTCCGAGGGAATTTGAACGCTCGACTGGTGCGGATTGAATCACTGGCCAGCCGGCCGGATTCGTTTCACCCGAAGGCATGGCGAATCATGGATGAGCATGGTTCACTCGTCGCCGTTGGCAGCAGCAACCTGTCCAAACCCGCTTTGCAAACGGGGGTTGAGTGGAACCTGCTTTGTTCGAGCCATGGAGGCGAGGGCGTGCCGGACGATTTCGTCCAGGCGTTTGATGAACTGTGGCAATCGGCGGCTCCGTTGACTGTCGATCTGGTGGAAGAGTACCGGCGGGAGGCCAAAGCCTATCGTCAGGAGAACTTCAAACCCGAAAGGATCGACACCACCTCGATTCCCGAACCTCGGCCTTGGCAGGCGGCCGCTCTTGAGTCGCTCGCAAATCTGCGCGCGGACGGTTTCTCGAAGGCGTTGATCTCGGTCGCGACGGGCATGGGGAAGACTTGGTTGGCCGCCTTCGACGCCAGGCAAGTCGGCGAATCGCTGGGGCGTCGACCGCGAGTGTTGGTGATCGCTCACCGCTCGCATATTTTGATGCAGGCGGAAAGCGTTCTTTCTCAATTGCTTGACGATGTGTTCAAGCAAGGTGATTCGCTGGCGTCGCGAACATCGTGGTATGTCGGCTCACGCGGTGACATCGACGGCGAGTTGGTGGTCGCCTCGATTCAAAAGCTTGCTCGTCCTGAAGGTCTGAAGCGGTTGGCGAACGAGCACTTTGATTACGTGATCATCGACGAAGTTCACCACGCGGAAGCGCCGACGTACCGCCGTGTGCTGGCAAAGCTGGACGCCGGTTTCATTCTGGGGTTAACGGCGACGCCTGAACGCACCGACGGCGTCGATGTGGTCAGCATCTTCGATGACAATTTGGCTTACCACGCGTCCATCGGAACGGGCATCGAAGAAGGGGCGTTGGTTCCGTTTCACTACGTTGGTATCCGGGACACGGTTGACTTTGATCAAGTTCCGTGGCGGAACGGCCGCTTCGATCCAGAGGAACTGGAACAACGCGTCGCGACGAGCGAGCGGATGGAACGATTGTGGCAGGCAATCAACGAGCATCCCGGTCAGCGAACGATCGTGTTCTGTTGCTCGCGGCGTCACGCTTTGTTTGCACGTGATTGGCTGCGTGCCAAAGGGGTTCGCTCGGCAGCGGTGTTTTCTGGTGGCGGCGGTGATAGCTACGGTGAATCGCTGGAACAGTTGCGTGACGGCTCGCTGGAAGCGCTGTGCGTGGTCGACATGTTCAACGAAGGACTGGATGTCCCGGCGGTGGATCGTGTGGTGATGCTGCGGCCAACAGAATCTAAGGTTGTGTTTCTGCAGCAACTCGGCCGCGGTCTGCGTGCCAGCGTGGGCAAGACTCGCTTGTTGGTGATCGATTTCGTCGGCAACCACCGGATATTTGCTCAGCGAATGCTTCACTTGTTGTCGCTGGGAAACCACACGGCTCAATGGGGTGATTTGCGGAAGTGGATCCAGGGTGAACCTCCGGAATTGCCCGAAGGATGCTTGCTGGATGTTGAATTGGAAGCACAGGATCTGCTGAAGCAGTTCTTACCTACGGGAGCTGCCGCTGGTGTGGAGGCGTATCGGGGGTTGCGAGACGAGTTGAGACGTCGCCCGACGCCGGCGGAATTGGTGGCTCGTGGGTACATTCCCGGAACGATCAGTCGAAGTGCGGGAAGTTGGTTTGCGTTTGCCGCCGAAGAAGGTGATTTGAACGATGCGGAACAGGCAACGTTGAAGCAGTTCGCCGATTGGTTCAAGACGGTCGAGACGACCAATCTGAACAAGTCGTACAAGATGGTGGTGCTACGCGTGTTGCTGGATCAATCGTCGTTCTTTGATCCGGTTGATTTGTCCACGTTTGCAAAGCTGTGCCGAGCGCACATGCTGGAGCATCCTGTGTTGCGGCGAGATTTACTGGAAGGAAAACACGCGGTAGACCATCGCAACGCAAGTGATGCGGAGTGGATGGCATGGTGGATCAAGTGGCCGATTGATCGTTGGTTGGATGCGCAGAACGGTACGCGATGGTTCAAGCGGACGGGCGGCCAAATGCAGTTGGCGATTGATTGTCCAGATGCACTTCGCGGCGTCCTTGAATCCATGACGGAGGAGTTGGTCGAGGGACGCTTGGCTCGCTACATCAAGACCAAGCGATTGAAAGAGCCGGCCGGGGCCGCGACTTCGTTTTCAGGGAAGGTTTCCCATGCGAACGGAAAGCCGATTCTCTTCATTCCAACCGTCGAGAATGAGCCCGGACGACCGGTGGGACCGACCGCAGTGCAGTTGCCTGATGGAGAAGTTTGGACGTTCAAGTTTGTCAAAGTCGCATGCAACGTGGCGCATCCGAATGACAAGAAGAAGAATCGCTTACCTGAGTTGTTGCGGGGATGGTTTGGCGATGACGCTGGTTTGCCGGGAACTGACTTCCGTGTGCAGTTCAAACTGAGTGAAGGGCAATGGCATGCGGAGCCAGTGGGTGCCGTGAGTGCGTCGGCGGCCAAATCGTCCAGCAGTCATGAAGCAGACGAACAGATTGGAGCGGAGGAAGCTGGGTGGATGATCGAACCAGCGGTTGCTGACTCCGCCAAGTACACGAGCCATGTTCCAGTGTATGACTTGGTTGCCGCAGCAAGTGGTTTCGGACCTGACGGTGCGCCGGAAGAGATCGGTTGGGTCGAAGTGAGCGACCGGCGTCTCGTCGATGGGATGTTTGCGGCGCAGGTAGTTGGCAAATCAATGCTGCCAAGAATCAGCGATGGGAGTTTATGTCTGTTCCGTCGAATCGCTGCTGGTTCGCGGCAAGGCAAACTGGTCCTCGTTCAGTTGAACACACACGCTGATCCGGTGGATGGTGGACGCTATACCGTCAAACGATACCACTCAACCAAAAGCGTGAACGAAGACGGTTGGCAGCATGAAACCATCGAGCTTCAACCGCTTAACCCAGAATTTAATCCCATCGTCATCGACGAAGATTCCGCAACCGACCTACGAATTCTCGGCGAGTTTGTGGACGTACTGCATGATGGGGCTTTGGATTCGGATGACGGGCGATGA